Proteins co-encoded in one Rattus rattus isolate New Zealand chromosome 5, Rrattus_CSIRO_v1, whole genome shotgun sequence genomic window:
- the LOC116900134 gene encoding olfactory receptor 50-like, translated as MSCIRRNNHSITSEFILLGLPINPELKDMFSALFLAMYLTTVLGNLLIILLIRLDSHLHTPMYFFLSHLAFTDISFSSVTAPKMLVNMLAHSQSISYTGCISQVYFFLFFADLDSFLLTSMAYDRYVAICHPLHYTTIMSQSLCILLLIMSWVLSFASAILHTLLLTCLSFCGDNTLPHFFCDLSALLKLSSSDTTINELVIFTVGVVIITVPLICILVSYGYIGATILRTPSSKGIFKALSTCGSHLSVVSLYYGAIIGLYSFPSPNDNNNKDVIVAVMYTVVTPMLNPFIYSLRNRDIKGALRNMLSKRASSQ; from the coding sequence atgagctgCATCAGAAGGAATAATCATAGTATCACATCTGAGTTCATCCTCCTGGGGCTCCCTATCAATCCAGAACTGAAGGACAtgttctctgccctcttcctggCCATGTACCTGACCACAGTACTGGGGAACCTGCTCATCATCCTGCTCATCAGGCTGGACTCTcacctccacacccccatgtacttcttcctcagtcaTTTGGCCTTCACAGACATCTCTTTCTCCTCAGTCACAGCTCCAAAGATGCTTGTGAATATGTTGGCACACAGTCAGTCCATCTCATACACTGGGTGCATTTCCCAGgtgtattttttcctattttttgcAGATCTCGatagctttcttctgacctccatggcctATGACAGATATGTGGCTATCTGCCACCCTCTGCACTATACCACTATCATGAGTCAGAGTCTTTGTATCCTACTGTTAATTATGTCCTGGGTCTTGTCCTTTGCCAGTGCCATTTTGCATACCCTTCTACTtacctgtctctctttctgtggggACAATACTCTGCCCCACTTCTTCTGTGATCTCTCTGCTCTGCTTAAGCTGTCGAGCTCAGATACCACCATCAATGAACTGGTTATCTTCACTGTAGGAGTGGTGATCATAACTGTGCCATTGATATGTATTCTGGTTTCTTATGGATACATTGGGGCCACTATCCTAAGAACTCCCTCCTCCAAGGGAATCTTCAAAGCCTTGTCCACATGTGGCTCTCACCTCTCTGTGGTTTCTCTGTACTATGGAGCCATTATTGGGCTATACTCATTTCCTTCACCTAATGACAATAATAACAAGGATGTAATTGTGGCTGTGATGTACACTGTGGTCACACCCATGCTAAATCCCTTTATCTACAGTCTAAGGAATCGAGATATAAAAGGAGCACTGAGAAATATGCTCAGTAAGAGAGCAAGTTCACAGTGA